A single genomic interval of Oenanthe melanoleuca isolate GR-GAL-2019-014 chromosome 13, OMel1.0, whole genome shotgun sequence harbors:
- the GABRA6 gene encoding gamma-aminobutyric acid receptor subunit alpha-6: MALLLAWAWVAVSVGTALGEQSEEADLYSENITRILDKLLDGYDNRLRPGFGGAVTEVKTDIYVTSFGPVSDVEMEYTMDVFFRQTWIDERLKFSGPTEILRLNNLMVSKIWTPDTFFRNGKKSIAHNMTTPNKLFRIMQNGTILYTMRLTINADCPMRLVNFPMDGHACPLKFGSYAYPKSEIIYTWKKGPLHSVEVPQESSSLLQYDLIGQTVSSETIKSNTGEYVIMTVYFHLQRKMGYFMIQIYTPCIMTVILSQVSFWINKESVPARTVFGITTVLTMTTLSISARHSLPKVSYATAMDWFIAVCFAFVFSALIEFAAVNYFTNLQTQRAMRKAARAAALAAALSAATVPAEDEIVSHSDSNSNLKKRVNSIASQAEQSPEASIISNTAAQAQPVAAPAPAPPQAPVIGGASKIDQYSRILFPVAFAGFNLVYWVVYLSKDTMEFFEPSALHFRNDPQSN; the protein is encoded by the exons ATGGCTCTGCTGCTCGCCTGGGCGTGGGTGGCCGTGAG CGTGGGGACGGCGCTGGGGGAGCAGAGCGAAGAGGCGGACCTCTACTCGGAAAACATCACTCGGATCCTCGACAAGTTGTTGGACGGCTACGACAACAGGCTCCGGCCGGGATTTGGAG GCGCCGTGACTGAAGTCAAGACGGACATCTACGTGACCAGCTTCGGGCCGGTGTCCGACGTGGAGATG GAATACACAATGGATGTCTTCTTTCGTCAGACGTGGATTGATGAGAGGTTGAAGTTTAGTGGGCCAACTGAAATTTTGAGACTGAACAATTTAATGGTCAGTAAAATTTGGACACCAGACACATtttttagaaatggaaaaaaatcaattgctCACAACATGACAACTCCTAACAAACTTTTCAGAATTATGCAGAATGGAACTATTCTTTACACAATGAG ACTAACCATTAATGCTGATTGTCCTATGAGACTGGTGAACTTCCCAATGGATGGACATGCTTGTCCACTGAAATTTGGAAGCT ATGCTTATccaaaaagtgaaataatttatacTTGGAAGAAAGGACCGTTGCATTCAGTAGAAGTACCACAGGAGTCTTCCAGTCTTCTCCAATATGACCTCATAGGACAAACTGTATCTAGTGAAACAATTAAATCTAACACAG GTGAATATGTAATCATGACAGTTTATTTCCACTTGCAAAGGAAGATGGGCTACTTCATGATACAGATATACACTCCTTGCATTATGACAGTCATTCTTTCTCAGGTGTCTTTCTGGATTAACAAGGAGTCTGTTCCAGCCAGGACAGTTTTTG GAATCACTACAGTTCTCACAATGACCACTCTAAGCATCAGCGCTCGCCATTCTCTTCCCAAGGTGTCGTATGCCACCGCCATGGACTGGTTCATAGCTGTGTGCTTTGCCTTTGTCTTCTCTGCACTTATTGAGTTTGCAGCTGTCAACTACTTCACCAACCTGCAGACTCAGAGAGCGATGAGGaaggcagccagggcagcagcactggcagcagcactaTCAGCAGCAACTGTACCGGCAGAGGACGAGATTGTCTCG caTTCTGACTCCAACTCTAACCTGAAGAAGCGAGTGAACTCCATAGCATCTCAGGCAGAGCAGTCTCCTGAGGCCAGCATAATATCAAATActgcagcccaggctcagccagtggctgctcctgcaccagcCCCACCACAAGCACCAGTCATCGGAGGCGCGAGTAAAATCGACCAGTATTCCAGGATCCTCTTCCCAGTGGCATTTGCAGGATTCAACCTGGTGTACTGGGTTGTTTATCTTTCAAAGGACACTATGGAA TTTTTTGAACCTTCAGCACTGCATTTTCGAAATGACCCTCAGTCCAACTGA